The stretch of DNA ACAGATCATATTATATGTCACATAAATGTTCTTACGTATAATCTATTATACGTCGCGGGATAAGCGATAGGTCATATGACATGGAGGATCATGTAAATGATACGGGTAAACGTACTGGATAAAAGGTGAAATAAAAGTCATACGAGTGCAatatacatcattttattaacataaaacataactattttacaactttgttacgctcaaaccaccacttgtacaatttgcaaacattctgcatagcgcaatgtctcgTGTGATACCCACAAcgcaaggttccgattacatccaagttcgtcAGGCGTGCTATATCCTCATAATCCACATCGATCGTTTCGatctctacatcatcttccaaaatctcgCACACCCACTTCTTCTTCTTGAGTCCTTTTACATATATCAGAGGCGGTTCCGTACCAATAGCCTTGTTGATAAGGCTTTTCATCTGACTGTACGAGACGTGTTCATCTTCCCATTGGAAGCCGTGATGGTGTATCCGTAACCAACACACCAgcaatttttccgattttgtcAACAAATTCCATGGTACGGgttcacgaaatacgtaatgagataacgtttcgccatctcgaagtaccgctgcttttttcacaataaaaatgttgttgaacgcgtaacctTGCAAGTCGACGAAAATTGATACGTCAGACATCGTTGTCAATCATCGGAAAACTAACGTTCCCATTCGCACACgtcaaatttataacttttcatacgagtctgcgcacaatgttgttTAACGGATTATATTCAACCATTCGATCatgtataatgagacaataggctgtggtgtttttttttacagtctGGCtggtatattttctttacaatcaaattctattcgcacgtcGACGGTGGCACTCTTGATagagtcgttttgtcgcgaacaatctatgactacgaaCGGACCGGCTTTCAAGAATTCATCGATATTCAAATACGTATTATCGAATCCGTAATAAgctttgcggaaacgcgcatacatgttgtacagtatagcgtatcgaTTTCTGTCGAAATCCAAGTTTATGtcgtcgtacggataaaaatctgaattcagatgcagtctCACATTGGTAAGTTTACAAGCATCAAATTGAGCAACGTTGTCAGAGAGCACATTTTTTCGATCGATTTAGAGAGCaaagattacgtatcgcggtttttccaattgcgtcgCGGCTTTGACAGCCCTGGAATGCTTGGTTGTGTTTTGCAGCATGGGAAATTTGTACAGATCCCACGAACGGAAACGCATGCTCAAATATCTTCTgctttccaaagttcgaagaagagacagcttgttgacttcGCTCCGAGCTACGTGTGGCATTCGCCACTGTATTTTGAGTAGTTCAATTATTGGATTCGTATCAGCTCGTGCGATTAGACAATTGTTATCGTTGCGTGAGCATATCAATACAAGTTCATGACGCGCGTTGATTACAATCCGCTTGTAGTTCTCACAGAATCCCAAAAGAGTATTAagcggaacgcaaaaattaaagttttcatCGGTCAACGGATATTCATTcggattccacgatgcgtatttcagcGTCTTGCTCTCCTCCGTCGTCAGTGATATATAGTTTTTGATCGTGCTCGTTATTCCAATgtttctgttacgatcgatttcaaatccgtcgagctcgtatcgcatttcatcaaacatgaacgcgacacaattatttcccattTTACAAACGTTATCTCTAGCCTCATCAGTAGGATTCgtaacgagttttccttcaatgtaaagaaaactctcacacggCAACGTGTACAAATCCTGTTGCTGTATAGGTATTCGTATCTCATCGCTGTGTCCCAACGTTGTGTTAGcgtacggattgtacgtgtgcatctcatatttcacaATGCGCTCGTCGAAAACAGGCTCGTCAGCAATGTTgagtatatccatctctttaaGCGTTTCTCACAGCAAATcccaataattttaaaaagtttacacTCGATGTATTCAGCTTCTTGATTGgcgattttttctcaatttttgttgttttcttAATCACTTGCTGTTCTCTCTCGTTCAATACGAACATTTCCTCACACCACGTCGTcgcaagtgcagtctgatgGTAATTTCCTCTCCGCGACAGTTAATCAATCGTCCTTCTTGATCCATCTCACGTAGTGTAATATCATAATAACGCTCCTTGCGATGaccggaaggtaaatgatttgcACCGGCgtttccgagactttatatcccggaggcacgttcggtgaaaattcgtgtatcgtgtgcacagacttgtcgttggcgtacgcacccGCGGTAATGctgcattctatttttataatgtttacgttgacAATGTTTATCAAGGAGTCTGATTCGTACCATCTCctcggttccagtatacgaGCTGTTGAAAATCCCAACAATGTGTTGTGAGTCCAGagaaccacaaccaattattaaataataaaatatatatatatatatattaataaaatataattatataagaatatttattacatatcagattaagatatcaGATAAGAACACTGACGATTCAGTGCGTTTCCGGCTCGTGCGAGACACCGGAGaatcgcgcagcgaaaatGAAAACCTAATTCACTTTTAACACGAGAATGCTGACGAACTATCGGATTTCGTCAGCAAGTTCGATCAAAAAGACCTTCAAAAACTGCAATCAATTGTAGTTTCGCGACtataaaatcgccgtcgcgagatcacgacggcGGGTCGAAAACTAACAGTCAAACTGGACAGACGTATATCCATTGGGACCACGAATTAAGAAGATCGCAAATTATAATGAATCGCTAAAGCAAATAAGAGTAACTTGAGGCTCCGTGATACTAAACTAAGGTAAAAATTCCTGACGAAACTTAGTTTAACTATTAGCAAGAGAACTTGTAATAAATCAAGAGACCAATGAATATACGGaagattgtttttattaaaaaaaaaacaactaaGTATTATTTCCCGGATTCCCGGCCTAACTCCCCGGCAGATCCCGAACCCGTGCCCTACTACCAAGGGCACAACAAATGGTCCAATGGTATTTGgtttagagaaatttattcgaaaagcgcacttgattttacttttcataGTATTATTAGTAGTATTAACATAAGGACGaagtgacaatggataatcatcattatttttttttcgtttttgtaaaattgcacgTTTCAGATATGCATCAATGGCGTCCATTTCGTacgatccttcgggaattgtaatttccTCATCATTAtcgtcaaagtaaaatttattgtttgtcAATGTCACGTTCGGTATCGTGTTGTAGGTCTCCAATGTGATTAAGCCGAGTTCGTATTCTCAATCGCTTAAAtctatcggtggaaaataGTCCATCGTGAGAAGGCTGCTCTTGCCGCTAAGTGTGAGTGTCAGCGACATGATTCTAGCGACGACTGACGTCGATCGACGATGGGTCGATTCTTAAATCCATTTGTCGAAGGAACAATAGGCACAATTGTCCGCAGATCGTTTGATTGTACGTCTGATAGGCCATGTGATTGTATgttatcgttgtatcggtgCCGAGATAGCGTACAATTTCCTTCGGTGGTTGCAAATTACTAAAACTGTTAAAGTGCATGGCGCGATTGcctctcttggcgtacgccacccaatgcgtgCCCGGTCTATCGACATCGTCCAAATTTACGATACCACTCTCGTTTCGATATATCTTGTGCGGTAAGGCGTTACGCATGTAGACGCCTCGGAAATACGGTATTCGCATACGTTTCGCCATTTGTTTCAACTGTAAATTGGTGGTGACACCCGCAGGCATCTTTATCTTCTTttcaacgttttttttttcttctgcgAGACTCCTTTGCCTTGTTTGTACGGAGCGAGATAAAGTCCGCGTCCTTCCATAGCGCGATTGTGACGTTGCGTTTCTTCGAGTTGTCGCTGCGCAGCTTTGGCATCATTCACCGCCTTTGCGACACCTGCCGTTCCACCGGCCAGTGAACCAATAACTCCAAGAAGCGGTAACAATGGCAAGATACCGCCACGTTTCAATACCGGGAGCAGTcgctttttcactttttttttatttttcgctttGCCATTCCCATGcccaatttcgtctttgctttcatCGCCGCCCAAGCAGCGGTAGCAGTGGTCTTCTCTCCGAAAGTCGAGTCCTTAGCGATGATACGTTTCCGCGCTCTATCGGCGAGAACGTGATCGGCGACGTGTCGGTCCGCTAGTTTGTCGCTACGCGAGTACGCAATGTCGTGATTGCGGCACGCCGCGTCCAGCGGATTGATTCCTCGATCCCCTCGCTTGAGCCGTTTCTGCAGATGAGTTCCCGGACCGCAAAATTGATAGCCGGGTATGTGCAGTTCGAACGGAAGCGCGGTTCATGAATTGCATAAAGCGCAATCTTTAACATACGGCGCGGGTCCGTCGATGTGATCGCCTTGTTGATTGTAATGTTTGAGACACCGACGATAACCTTGCACTTCCGGATCCTCCGTTAAATGTTCAGGAAGTTTCTGCCACAGTTGCTCTACGTACCGACCAAATTCTAGCAGAAGAATCACTTTCGATATAAATCGCAACTCCTCGATcgtcaaaagtaaaatatcgtTCGCCAGtacgaaaaacatttttccaacTGAAGAATGTTCGAGCCGCGCGCACCTATAAATAGCTGGTATCCGTCGAACGTCAACCAGTGATAATTTTGTCCGACAACCGTACACGATTTGTGTAAAAAACATGGACGATAAGATGCGAGTGGGAGGGGCTTGTGCATCCAGACACGGTCGAATGCTACCAAACA from Linepithema humile isolate Giens D197 chromosome 2, Lhum_UNIL_v1.0, whole genome shotgun sequence encodes:
- the LOC105667931 gene encoding uncharacterized protein, producing MDILNIADEPVFDERIVKYEMHTYNPYANTTLGHSDEIRIPIQQQDLYTLPCESFLYIEGKLVTNPTDEARDNVCKMGNNCVAFMFDEMRYELDGFEIDRNRNIGITSTIKNYISLTTEESKTLKYASWNPNEYPLTDENFNFCVPLNTLLGFCENYKRIVINARHELVLICSRNDNNCLIARADTNPIIELLKIQWRMPHVARSEVNKLSLLRTLESRRYLSMRFRSWDLYKFPMLQNTTKHSRAVKAATQLEKPRYVIFAL